A portion of the Cyanobacteriota bacterium genome contains these proteins:
- the atpD gene encoding F0F1 ATP synthase subunit beta: MATAEKTALGKIVQVIGPVIDVEFPSGHLPKILNALKVQCKNPAGQEINLVAEVQLILGDNRVRSIAMSSTEGLTRGMAVSDTGAPISVPVGEATLGRIMNVLGEPVDEAGEIKVKKHSSIHRDPPPLSEQNTDITVFETGIKVIDLLTPYVKGGKIGLFGGAGVGKTVLIMELINNIAKAHDGISVFSGVGERTREGNDLWEEMKESGVIDKVALVYGQMNEPPGARMRVALTGLTMAEHFRDEEGKDTLLFVDNIFRFTQAGSEVSALLGRMPSAVGYQPTLANEMGQLQERITSTHKGSITSVQAVYVPADDLTDPAPATTFAHLDATTVLSRQIAELGIYPAVDPLDSTSAALKADIVGEEHYDIARKVQNILQKYKELQDIIAILGMDELTDEDKAIVYRARKIQKFLSQPFHVAEVFTGSPGKYVKLEDTIKSFKGILEGKYDHLPEQAFYMVASIEEAIEKAEKMKTKA, translated from the coding sequence ATGGCAACAGCAGAAAAAACAGCACTAGGTAAAATCGTTCAAGTTATTGGGCCAGTTATAGATGTGGAGTTTCCGTCAGGGCACTTACCAAAAATCCTTAACGCACTGAAGGTTCAATGTAAAAATCCAGCTGGACAAGAAATTAATCTAGTTGCAGAAGTTCAACTTATTCTTGGCGACAACAGAGTTCGTTCAATTGCAATGAGTTCTACTGAAGGACTGACTCGTGGAATGGCTGTTAGCGATACAGGAGCTCCAATTTCTGTTCCTGTTGGTGAAGCTACGCTCGGCAGAATCATGAATGTACTTGGCGAACCAGTTGACGAAGCTGGCGAAATCAAAGTCAAAAAACACAGTTCTATTCACCGTGACCCGCCTCCACTTTCTGAACAAAACACTGATATTACAGTTTTTGAAACTGGAATCAAAGTTATTGACTTACTTACACCTTACGTTAAGGGTGGCAAGATCGGACTCTTTGGCGGGGCTGGTGTTGGCAAGACCGTTTTGATTATGGAATTGATTAACAACATTGCAAAAGCTCACGATGGTATTTCTGTTTTCTCTGGAGTTGGTGAACGTACTCGTGAAGGTAACGACCTTTGGGAAGAGATGAAAGAATCTGGCGTTATCGACAAAGTGGCTCTAGTTTACGGACAGATGAATGAGCCTCCTGGAGCGCGTATGCGTGTTGCTCTTACTGGTCTTACTATGGCTGAGCATTTTCGTGATGAAGAAGGTAAAGATACGCTTCTTTTCGTTGACAATATTTTCCGTTTCACGCAAGCTGGTTCTGAAGTATCCGCTCTTCTTGGACGTATGCCTTCAGCGGTTGGTTATCAGCCAACTCTAGCTAACGAGATGGGTCAACTTCAAGAAAGAATCACTTCAACTCACAAAGGTTCGATCACTTCAGTGCAAGCTGTTTACGTTCCTGCCGATGACTTAACTGATCCGGCTCCCGCAACTACATTTGCTCACTTGGACGCTACTACAGTTCTTTCAAGACAAATTGCTGAGCTTGGAATTTATCCAGCAGTAGATCCTCTTGACTCAACTTCAGCAGCACTTAAGGCTGACATTGTTGGTGAAGAGCATTACGACATTGCTCGCAAAGTACAAAACATCTTGCAAAAATACAAAGAGCTTCAAGACATTATTGCAATTCTTGGTATGGATGAATTAACAGACGAAGACAAAGCTATCGTTTACCGTGCTCGTAAGATCCAGAAGTTCTTATCACAGCCGTTTCACGTAGCAGAGGTGTTCACTGGTTCACCTGGTAAGTACGTCAAACTTGAAGACACTATCAAATCATTCAAAGGTATTCTTGAAGGTAAGTACGATCATCTTCCTGAGCAAGCATTCTATATGGTTGCAAGTATTGAAGAAGCTATTGAGAAAGCTGAGAAGATGAAGACTAAGGCTTAG